The following are from one region of the Silene latifolia isolate original U9 population chromosome 9, ASM4854445v1, whole genome shotgun sequence genome:
- the LOC141601131 gene encoding protein FAR1-RELATED SEQUENCE 5-like, with the protein MVGVLPKDIKNVLHLKTPEKPQTSSTQLYNETRKIRQKVRGERNIAQQMFALAVEAKYAHLHEINSEKKEISHIFMAHPDSVKLFRAYSYAVILDSTYKTNMYKNSLIEMVGVIPTGSSFLIACSMIPTEPGIGLINTLKAVFLGVDHLLCRWHLNKAINVKALEFYHTESMKAFIITNPEDGWNNVINALTKQEFQQAWVLFSRKWARMSAYIRRAWGEHAGKFVLCYTNEVFHLGNTATSRVKSAHSLFKAWLKSSHLTLDTMWSHVHGMLEGQHSNIKKELED; encoded by the exons ATGGTCGGGGTTCTACCAAAGGATATTAAAAATGTTCTTCATTTGAAAACCCCAGAAAAACCTCAAACGTCAAGCACCCAGCTATATAatgaaacaaggaaaattaggCAAAAAGTTAGGGGTGAAAGAAACATCGCTCAGCAAATGTTCGCTCTAGCGGTTGAAGCGAAATACGCCCATTTGCACGAGATTAATTCCGAGAAAAAAGAGATTAGTCATATTTTTATGGCACATCCTGATTCCGTGAAGTTGTTCCGGGCTTATTCTTACGCGGTTATCCTGGATTCGACGTATAAAACCAACATGTACAAGAATTCACTCATTGAGATGGTTGGTGTCATACCCACCGGATCGTCCTTCTTAATTGCATGTTCGATGATTCCTACCGA ACCGGGAATTGGTTTGATCAACACTCTTAAGGCAGTATTTCTCGGAGTTGATCATTTGTTGTGTCGATGGCACTTGAACAAAGCCATCAATGTTAAAGCTTTGGAATTCTACCATACTGAGAGTATGAAGGCTTTTATCATCACAAATCCAGAAGACGGTTGGAATAACGTGATCAATGCACTTACAAAGCAAGAGTTTCAGCAAGCTTGGGTGTTGTTTAGTCGTAAGTGGGCACGTATGTCCGCTTATATCAGGAGAGCTTGGGGTGAGCATGCAGGTAAGTTTGTTTTATGCTATACAAACGAGGTCTTCCATCTTGGTAACACAGCAACTTCCCGTGTTAAGTCAGCACATTCTCTATTCAAGGCTTGGTTGAAATCTAGTCATCTCACACTTGATACCATGTGGTCCCATGTCCACGGCATGCTAGAAGGTCAACACTCCAATATTAAGAAAGAACTCGAAGATTAA
- the LOC141601133 gene encoding uncharacterized protein LOC141601133 — MKLNREGGSMKAVNSKALPIQGVAREVVIKMGEWTGKLDFTSVPMDDFKIVLGMDFLKRTPTFLAPHNGSLIMVGSKPCLVKAVEADRKQKGPLLSAMQLKRGLQKGEPTYLCTVSMKEDTFAECVDPQVEKVIEDNKDLMPDQLPISLPPRRSVDHQIELLPGTRPPARGPYRMAPPELAELRRQLDDLIRSGSIRPSKAPYGAPVLFQKK; from the coding sequence ATGAAGTTGAACCGAGAAGGAGGAAGCATGAAAGCTGTCAACTCCAAAGCCTTGCCGATTCAGGGCGTGGCTAGAGAAGTGGTGATCAAGATGGGCGAATGGACGGGGAAGCTCGACTTCACTAGCGTCCCGATGGATGACTTCAAGATTGTCCTCGGCATGGATTTTCTGAAGCGGACCCCGACCTTTCTGGCGCCCCACAATGGATCTTTAATAATGGTGGGATCAAAACCATGTCTTGTGAAAGCTGTTGAAGCTGACCGAAAGCAAAAGGGGCCACTCCTCTCGGCAATGCAGTTGAAGAGGGGACTTCAAAAGGGAGAGCCTACATACTTGTGTACAGTGTCCATGAAAGAAGACACCTTTGCTGAATGCGTAGACCCACAAGTAGAGAAGGTGATAGAGGACAACAAGGACTTGATGCCTGATCAGCTACCTATAAGTCTGCCACCCCGACGTTCGGTAGACCATCAAATTGAATTACTCCCGGGTACAAGACCTCCTGCTCGAGGGCCATATCGGATGGCGCCTCCCGAACTAGCGGAACTACGAAGACAGCTAGACGATCTGATTCGCTCGGGGTCGATACGACCTTCCAAAGCTCCCTATGGAGCCCCTGTGCTCTTCCAGAAGAAATAA
- the LOC141599861 gene encoding transcription activator GLK2: MLGISPLRSNKDGNTREGDSSSMEPNYCVGTNDEFPDFSGSNLLDSIDFDDLFMGMHNTDGLPDLEMDPELLAEFSLSGEDESSTMSVENVVSPNSFFDGNIAYVLDGHDESGHNIDNGCGSEAAMKMENVESDGFKGANLEEVEIESKKNTSSESDSVTLVNSSSFIEKERCHKKHRSSNNKIRSNDNNSNNHNNSSNHGKRKTKVDWTPELHRRFVQAVEQLGVDKAVPSRILELMGIDCLTRHNIASHLQKYRSHRKHLQAREAEAASWTQKKQMYGVAKGGININPWPHPPTIGFPPPMTTAMHHGGHSFRPFHVWGHPSMDPHARMPMWPKHVVPPTVPLSLPWAPHTPPPDPANFWQATHNRRVPIATLPAVAVPGVPPHAMYRPEHGPPRPQSGPTTPLDLQPSKESVDAALGDVLAKPWLPLPIGLKAPSMDSVLGELQRQGVSKIPPPS, from the exons ATGCTTGGTATATCACCATTGAGAAGCAACAAAGATGGAAACACTAGAGAAGGTGATAGTTCATCAATGGAGCCAAATTATTGTGTTGGTACAAATGATGAATTTCCTGATTTTTCAGGGTCAAATTTGTTGGACAGTATCGATTTCGACGATTTGTTCATGGGCATGCATAATACTGATGGATTACCGGATCTTGAAATGGATCCGGAGCTTTTGGCTGAATTTTCCCTTAGCGGGGAAGATGAATCATCTACTATGTCGGTTGAGAACGTTGTTAGCCCTAATAGTTTTTTTGATGGGAACATAGCTTACGTGTTAGATGGACATGATGAAAGTGGTCATAATATTGATAATGGTTGTGGTAGTGAAGCGGCTATGAAGATGGAAAATGTTGAGAGTGATGGTTTTAAAGGTGCAAATTTGGAGGAGGTCGAGATTGAGAGCAAAAAAAATACTAGTTCAGAATCGGATTCCGTCACACTGGTTAATTCATCTTCGTTTATTGAGAAAGAAAGGTGTCATAAGAAGCATAGGTCTTCCAACAACAAAATCAGAAGCAACGATAACAATAGTAACAAccataataatagtagtaatcaTGGGAAGCGAAAAACCAAG GTGGATTGGACACCAGAGCTTCACAGGAGGTTCGTGCAAGCGGTAGAGCAACTAGGTGTGGATAAGGCTGTCCCTTCAAGAATTCTAGAGCTTATGGGTATTGATTGTCTCACTAGACATAACATTGCCAGCCATCTTCAG AAATATCGGTCACATAGAAAACACTTGCAAGCAAGGGAAGCAGAAGCAGCAAGTTGGACGCAAAAAAAGCAAATGTATGGAGTTGCCAAGGGTGGTATAAACATAAACCCATGGCCACATCCTCCTACAATCGGTTTCCCACCACCCATGACAACAGCCATGCACCATGGCGGTCACTCTTTTAGACCATTTCATGTATGGGGACATCCATCCATGGACCCACATGCTAGGATGCCAATGTGGCCCAAACATGTGGTGCCGCCAACAGTTCCTCTATCGCTGCCTTGGGCACCCCACACACCACCACCTGACCCAGCAAACTTTTGGCAGGCGACGCATAACCGG AGAGTTCCAATAGCAACGCTACCAGCCGTAGCAGTTCCAGGCGTCCCGCCTCATGCCATGTACAGACCGGAACACGGTCCACCGCGTCCACAGTCCGGGCCTACAACTCCTCTTGATCTTCAGCCG tcaaagGAGAGCGTGGATGCAGCACTTGGAGATGTGTTAGCAAAACCATGGCTGCCACTCCCAATAGGATTGAAGGCACCATCAATGGACAGTGTTTTAGGGGAACTGCAACGTCAAGGTGT